The sequence below is a genomic window from Brevibacillus laterosporus.
AACGATTGAAACGATTCGGAGGCACTGCGTCCGGTCACGAACCCCTTGCGGAGATGTTTGCGGGGATTGACCGCGTATTGAAGAATCAGATCGACCCGACACTGGCTCCGTTGGAGACCGTTGTAGAAGTAACGGATAGCCCTGAATGGGGAGTGAGTGCCTACGACACCGATTACAAACGCGTCCGCCCGATTCATGTTCTTGATATCGGCAATCTTATCGGAGCTAACGTAGTGGTCGGAGGCGTCCGTAGAACAGCCGAAATATTCCTCTTCGACGCGGACGACTACGAGTGTCTTCTCGCTAAGTACGGTATCAACGGTGTCTGGACGGAAGATCAACTCGCGCATCATCGCAAGGTAGGCGAAATGCTAGAAGCCATCGGACGAAAGCCGGAGTGGTTCGACGCTATTTCGAAAGCAGGTGACGGTCGGTTCGGACTTGACCATCGAAGACTATCGAATAACTCTATCGCGTTCGAAACGAAACCTAGCCGTGGAATGCTTAACCTCGTGTTCGAGATTATGAAAGGCGAAGGTGAACCTAGATAATAACTGGGCTTCGGCGTAGTGATATGCCGTCGAAACTCCTCTAAATGCTGGAACACCCTAAAGCCGCGCGCCCACAACGTGACTGGTGACGGTGAGCGTGATGGGTCAAAAACGGCGCGGATGCAACAATGGGCAATCAGCAGGTAAGCAGGTGTCCGCTAATCCTATCGAAAAGAGTGGCGGATATAGACAAACACCAGTTTCTCATTGAAAACTATTCCAAAATGTCAACGGAGGAGCTAGCTAAGACACTCGGTTACAAGAATGCATCCTCACTACGTACAGTCGCTAGTCGATTAGGCATCAAGAAGTCATATAAAATCGAGGATATTTCCGGGGAGAACTGGCTAGAACATCCGGATTACCCTGACTTTTTAGTCAGCAACAAAGGCCGCATTAAATCGAGAACACGTAACACGCTGATTTTTACGCGTGTACACGAGGGTTACTATGATTGCAGGATTAAAGACAAGTCCGGTAAAAAGAAATCACCACGCATTCATAGGCTGGTCGCAGAAGTGTTCGTTCCGAATCCAAAAGGATTACCATTCGTTAACCACGTGGACGGGAACAAGCTGAATAATGATGCTACTAACCTAGAATGGGTCACGCGATCAGAAAACAGCAGACACGCTCGTGAAATGGGGCTGGTTGGGGTAAGAAGGGATACTTTGGATGAAGATTCAGTAAGAGACATATGCAAGAAATTACAAGCTGGTGCGTCGATACGTGAGATAACACATTCTAACGCGAGGTACACTCGAGCAAGAGTAGAAGGTATACGGCAGCGTCGTCGATGGCTGAGAATTAGTGGAGATTATTCTTGGTAAAGTAATTTCTGGCGGACACCTGAAACCTCAACGACCATCCCTTTGAGGGAGTACGCTGCAAGCGGTAGGCAGTGGAAATGGGGAGGCGCTCATGTAGCGTTTGATATGGTCTGGACTTGCGGGAAACCGTAAGCAGCTCAAAAGAGCGGCGCAAGCCTAGCGAACTTGCGTGAACAAGTCGGGATTTATCAACTTGGAAGAGGCGCGACGAAGACGGCCAAACGCCGAGGGCCTTAATCCCTGCGCGGAAATACTACTGGATTCATACGGGGTCTGCAACTTAACGACTGTCAACGTCATGCAGTTCGTGCGCGACGGTAGCCTCGACATTCCCGCACTCCTACAAGCACAAAGACAATCCGCACGTGCCGGCCTGCGCATGACTCTCGTAACACTCGAATTATCACACTGGGACGCGATCCAGCAACGTGACAGGCTCCTCGGCACGTCGTTAACCGGATGGAAAGACGCGATGGCAGCCGTTAACTATAACGAACGTCAGGAACGCGACTTACTCGAACTCCTCGGAACAGTGGCGAATGATGAGGCGGAAGCCTATGCGAAGGAACTCCGTGTGAACGCACCTTTACTCGTCACAACGGTCAAGCCGGAGGGCACTATCTCACAAGTAGCAGGCGGCGTATCGTCCGGCCTACATTGGTCGCACAGCCCGTACTACATCCGTCGCATTCGTATCAACGCGTCCGATCCACTCGTAAAGGTGGCGCAAGAACTCGGCTGGACGGTTAATCCCGAGGTAGGAACACCGGGCGACACCGAAGCAGAACGTCTCACTAACGCCCGTACACTGGTCGTCGACTTTCCCGTAGCTTCTGGCGCGTTAGAAACGAAAGACGACGTAAGTGCAACGCGTCAATTCGAGACCTACTTCCGATTCCAGCGCTCATACACCGACCACAACTCGTCCAATACGATCACGGTAAGGCCGGATGAATGGGCAACGGTTGAACAAACGGTGTGGGACGGATGGGACGACTTCGTAGGCGTATCGTTCTTGGCGTTGGACGGTGGTACGTACCAGCTCGCGCCGTACGAGGCTATTACGAAAGAGGAATACGAGGAGCTACGTGCCAAGATGAAGCCGTTTGATCCGGCGATCTTAGCGAAGTACGAAACGGATGGGACTAGCGATTTGGAGGGCGCGGATTCGTGCGAGTCTGGCGTTTGTCCTGTCAGGTGATGAAGGGTGGGTGAGTTGATGTGGTTGGTTTGGAAATATTAATTATGTATATGTTTGGTTTGCTTTCAGCTTTTTTATCAGAAGTGGTGGACTAAATAAAACGGAGGTGTCCGAATGGAGATTTTAAGTACGGTATCAAACGGCGGTGCATTGTTTGGCGTGATAGCCATTGGGTTACTAACGATTCTGGGTTTAGTACTGACGGTCTTCTGCATACTAGACGGCGAGAGTGCGGGATTAGCACTTTTAGTAATGTCGGCGTTCTGCGGGTTCGCGATGTACCATGCTACGGTAGACTACGTAACACCGAGATATGAGGTCACCATAACGGACATGTCCCGATTTGACACCGACAAGTACGAGATTATTCAGCAACGAGGCAAGGTATTCGTCGTTAAGGAGATACGACGATGAGCTACGGTCCGACGAAGGAACAACGCGAGTTAATCGAGATGTTACGAGGCGGTGTTAGAGTGAGCGAATTGAAATGGCACGACGATTTATACTGCGGCTCCCTGCCGAACTGTGATCGGTGCGTGTATTTTAAAACATCACCTTTAGCGTGTCCCAGTGGTAAGTGCAAAAAACATGGATTTGATTGTGGAGTTGGCTACTACTGTGAGGATTTCATAAAGGAGGCGGAGTAATGGTTCCCGTAAAAATCAAACGTCTACACCCGGACGCAGTAATTCCGCAATACGCAACGGCTGGCTCGGCCGGCTTCGATCTTGTCGCGGTTGAGGACGTAGCTATCTCACCCGGCGAGACGAAAAAGGTTCCGTTAGGACTCGCGTTTGAAATGCCGGCGGGCTACGTGATGATGGTGTGCATGCGGTCGGGCATCGCATATAACACGAAGCTTCGACAGCCGAACGGTATCGGTATTATCGACAGTGACTACCGAGGCGAGGTTGCGATGGTGTTCGAAAATACTTGCGGAGAGAGTGAATTTCACGATTTCACCTACGGTTTGGTTAATGGAAACTATCTCGTTAGTTCTGACGGGGATGAAATGGAGGTGGACGGCAACTACTACGATCCGGGTGTAGACGTTTACTATCTAATCCGCAAAGGCGACCGCGTTGCCCAAGGACTGATATTGCCGGTGATGCTTGCGCAATTTATCGTAGTAGACGAATTAAGCGAGACAGAACGCGGAGCTGGTGGTTTTGGAAGTACGGGGGTGTCAGCGTAATGGCAGAAACGCAAATGTCCGTAAAATTAATCGCTCACACCGCACTTGCAGACGATTTCTGGTGGGAAGTCGAGCTAGAGGGTGGAGTTCCTACGGACGGCCAAGCCGTAGCCCTCACCACGATCAGAACGTGTTATTCCGCCAACAAGCCGTCCGAAATCGTTGCTCTCGAAGGCGACAAATACTTCAACCAGACCGCATCCGACGACGAAGGCGGTACGGAAGCCGACCGACTGTTCCGCCACATCACACGATCCGGCCACACGTCTACTTTAGAACACCTTACGTTCACATTCGCGGTCGAAGGCGTAAGCCGCGCCCTCCTAGCGCAATTAACACGCCATCGGGTCGGCTTTAGTTACTCCGTTCAGTCACAGCGCTATGTACGGATGGGCAGTTTCGATAAGTCGGGTGGATTTGATTATGTATTACCACCTTCGCTCAACGGAAAGGATACGGATTCTACTCGAATGACCGGAATTAACGAAGAGACTGGTGACGCCATCTGGCGAAACATTACGGCGGTAGAAGAGTTCGAAGAGTCTATGCGTAATATTCAATCGATATATGACCGTCTACGTCGGGCCGGAGTCCCGCCGGAAGACGCCCGAATGGTACTCCCGAACGCGGCCGCAACCAATCTAGTCATGACCGTGAATCTTCGGGCTTTGCTCGACTTCTACGGCAAACGACGAGAGGGTCGCGGTAGCCAGTGGGAAATTGCGGAACTAGCCGAGCAGTTACGAAGAGAGGTCACGAAAGCAGAGCCGTGGACAGCGCCATACTTTGACGCAGCCTAATATAAAAATATCGGAGGGTGATCGGTAATATGACGAATGTAACTATTTTGACGGATGATAACGGAGTTAAGCGTGAGTATCGCCGAGGTTAAACGTAATGCGAACGTGGGGGAATTAGTAAGAGTCGTCGGGGCATGTGCCCCGTATTATCGAAAGGGTGATATTGGTAAGTTTGTAGGTGGAAGTTTCAACGTGAACTTTACTGGTCATGGAAACGCGGAAGTTTGTGGTGATGGTAAGTGGGCAGTTGATTCTTACGTAGTCCTCGAACCCACCGACATTATTCACGTTGATGGCGTACGTTATCGCGAGGAGAAACGGGCGGCAACGGTGGGCGAACGTATATTAATCGTCGCGGCGGAACAGACGGGAGGCGAATATAATAACGGGAGTGTCCTAACTGTCAAAGGGACACTAGGGGAATTCGATTGTGTATACGTAAATGGACATGATCTAATTATCTACGATCGCGAGTACGTAGTACTAACGCCATTGCGCGAGAATATAACAGGATCATACGAACTGCCCACGAATAACATCACGTTAAATCTAAATATTACCGTAGCCTCATCGTCTCCTTCCGAAATCCTTAAAGCGATCGCGGATAGCGTACAGGCGGAGTTGGCGAAATTCAAGGGTGCGCCAAACGACAAGGAGTCTCGGGGTAAGATAACGGAAGTTCTAACGAATAAGTCACCGCAACAAATTCGTGATGGGATCGTAGAACAGGCGAAGGCGGACGTGGAGGAGTTAACACGAATCGACCACAGGGCTGAGTTCGTCGTAAACCGTGAAAAACGTACGGTAGTTGCGCTAATTCGCAAATGTGGTTCATTAACGATATCCGCTCGCGGCATCGCCAAATGCTCGCCTGACGACTGCTTCAACGCCCATATCGGCAAGGCTATTGCGTTGCACCGCGCATTGGGACTCGATGTGCCTTCAGATTATTTAAAGGCTCCACAGCCTACGGAACCGCGCGTCGGGGATGTTGTATTGGTGACGGAATCCGGAGCAATAACAGGCTCTACTATGACCGTAACAAGAATGGAACCTGAGCTTGATGAATTCGGTTACGGAAAGGCGTTTAGCCACACGCACGATCCCGGATGGTTAGGCTCTGACCAAGTGAGCGTAATCGACGACTCCCGCGACCAAGAAACGGAGGTGCCCGCCGTTGCCTAGTTCGATTAAACTCGCCCTCTGCGGCAAAATGCGGAGTGGAAAAGATACCGTCGCGGGTTATCTCGTTGAACATTACGACTTCGTACCGTTTGCATTCGGTGACGGGATCAAACGGGTATGTCTCGAACTGTTCCCCGAGCAATTTGCAAACGGCAAAAAGCCCCGTGCGCTATTGCAAGGCGTGGGGCAGGCGATGCGGGCGTTTGACCCCGATGTGTGGGTTAACCGGACTCTACGCGAAATACGTCAACTGACCTACTCACCGAGTTTCGATGTATTAATCAGTGATCTCCGCCAGCCGAGCGAATATGCCCGTCTACGTTCCGAAGGCTTCGTCATAATCCGAGTAAATGCATCCGAGGCTATCCGCCGTCAACGAATGATAAACGCTGGTGACACGTTTACGGACGCGGACCTCGACCATGAAACCGAACAGCATGTCGATACCTTTGCGGTTGACTATGAGTTGGATAACAACGGGAGTGTACTGGACTTGTACGAACAGATTGACGTTATGATGCGGGAGATTATACGTAAGGAGGCGGTTTGATGCGAAAAGTTTTACTGAGTGGTTATGTGATTTACGATGAGGACGATTTGACAAACGGTGAACATGTCGCAGGCCGTATCGAGGACTTATTATTCAACGAGACGTTTCCACGTGAGTGGTCGTTTTCGGTTGTTGAGGACGGTGAGTTTTAGTGGAACTTGCGAAAGACGATCCGTTCTTGTCCGACTGGCCCACGTATGTTCGCGAGGCGTACGCAGACGGCTACCGCGCTGGATATGCGGAGGGCCGTCACGCCGCCTCAACGGAGATTACTTACGATTTCTTACGGCCACGTCCAGGTGCTTCGTGATTCTCATGTCGGAACGCGTACCAGTTGTTGGATCGTTCGATGTAAAGATACTTGCCGATAGGGACGTTGTTCTTGCGGATAAACGAGCTTACTGACGCATAGTAACGCTTGCCGTCGAATGTAGCCGGCTGTACCGAATCAGCAACGGAGACTTCGCCCGGACGTGCGATTCCGATATTGCCGGTGGCAGGGTCGTAGCCAACGTGACATTTAAACGGCGTGCCGGCTACAATGCCGAGCTTGACGCGAAGAGCTGACGAAAGGTACAGACGGTTGAATTTGTCCACCGAAATGTAGGCTTCGAGGGATTCCGCAAAATTATGAGCGACGAAAGACATAGTGATCACTCCGATCATTAACGTTTGTTTAACGATAGTATACGTGAAAAGGGGCGATGTTGATAGTGGGATTTACGTATGTTTCGCTATTTTCTGGAATCGGTGGTTTTGAAACGGCATTAAACGCACTCGGTGGTAGATGCGTCTTTGCGAGCGAGATTGATAAATACGCGAACAAGGCTTACGAGGTGCTATATGGAGAGTCTACGGCTGGCGACGTTACACAGATCGCAGCCGAATCCGTACCGGATCACGATTTACTAGTCGGTGGCTTCCCGTGTCAGGCGTTCTCAGTAGCGGGTAAGCAACTCGGTTTCGATGATACGCGAGGCACCCTATTCTTCGAGATTGCACGGATTGCTCGCGTGAAGAAGCCGAGGATGTTGCTGTTAGAAAACGTAAAGGGACTCGTCAGCCACGATAAAGGCAGGACGCTTGATACGATTATCCAGACGTTAGACGAGATGGGATATGCGGTGGACTTCCGTGTACTCAATTCAAAATATTTCGGCGTACCGCAGAATAGAGAGCGTATCTTTATTGTTGCGGTAAGAGACGCGTTGCACGAGTCCTGGGCAATCTCGAAGAATAGGGGTGTTGTCGAGCGTGCCAAAGAACGGATAAAGGCGTTAGGTGTCCGGATATTTAATTTCGATTGGCCTAATGAGGGTACGGTTACGACATGCATTCGGGACATTCTCGAAGATGATGTTGAAGAGAAGTATTATCTGAGTGAAGAGAAGACGGCGAAGTTGATCGCTCAATTGAACGGTACGCATGAAGGCGTAACCCAAAGATTTCTTATCGATGATCAAGGACGGACCACGAAAGAACTACGTCCACTCAATGTATCCCCTACGATTAGGCGTGAGATGCACGGGAATGAACCGAGAGTAGTCGAGCCGGATTTAGTACAGATCGGACTCCTCGACATGAAAGGCAATGAATCAATACGCCGAGTCTACTCGGCGGAAGGGGTTTCGCCAACGCTCACGACAATGGGCGGTGGGCACCGTGAACCGAAAGTCGTAATTGAACGCCCACAACAGTTTACGGACGGGGCTGGAATCAGCTACTGCCTGGACGCTAACTACGCTAAAGGCACGTCACTAGGAGATTTAGGGAAGGGTCGTCGTACGCATGTAACGGAGGAAGTCCGCCCTGTTCTAACGCCTGATCGCGTTGAAAAAAGGCAGAACGGGCGCCGTTTCAAAAAGGAAGGGGAGCCGGCGTTCACACTAACCGCACAGGACAAGCACGGGGTCGCTATCGGAAACTACCCGCGCTACCGCATCCGCAAACTAACACCACTCGAATGCTTCCGTTTACAAGGATTCCCAGACACTTATTATCACGCGTTAAAATCCGCAGGAATCAGCGACTCTCAACTCTACAAAATGGCGGGCAATGCCGTAACTGTTAACGTAATAAGCGCGATAGGCAGGCGTTTATTACCGTATTTGACGGAAGAGTCTACGGTAAAGGAGGCGGCGTAATGGGAAAAGCCGACCGCAAACGGTGGGACGGAAATGTACGTTCAATGGCGATAGTTACGAAAGCACTCGAAGATATCACGGAGGATGACGTTCAGTTTCTGCGCGACAATTACACGTCGGCAGGCGGCTTACTCCCGAATGCCTGCTCCGGTGGGGCTTTCTTCACGCCGGCACATGTGGCGCGGTTCATGGTCGAAGCGATTGCGGGGTTGTCTGGAGAATTTACGTCAGGCACCCGCGTACTTGAACCGTCAGCCGGCTCCGGCGTCTTTCTCGAACACATTCCGATAGATTGCGAAATTACTGCGCTCGAATTGGACGAAACGAGCGCGAAGGTGACGAAGCTCATTTATCCGCACGTTAACGTTATAAATGCGGATGCACTAACGCATGAGCGACGCGACTACTACGACCTAGTCATCGGTAACCCGCCGTACGGGCTGACGCTAGAAACGGAGCGCGACGATTTCCAGACGATGAGCAAGTCGAAAGGGAAGTATCGCGGCAAGTCCGAGAACGTGTTCATTGAACTCGCCATTAAGGCAGCGAAGCCCGGCGGTTACATTGCGTTTGTCCTGCCGATGGGCGTTTCGTTCTCGCAAGTGTCCAAAAAGATACGCCGCCTAATGTACGAAACGTGCTGGCAAATTGCGACGGTCCACCTGCCGGGCGAAACGTTCCAACATGTAGGGACGACGATAGAAACGCAGATATTGATATTACGGAAGGCGCCACCTGACACTCCGTTATTTGAACCCGCGACTAAACGATGGAGATCGAGCTTTAAGCGTGGGGGAGACGGCGCTATCACGCAATACGATGCGCGGTTCCTAGCCGGACAGCCTCCGTCCTATTTCGCGGTGGTGACGGACATCGGGTGGGATACGAAGGGGCGACGGACTGAGGCGGCACAACTGGACGATCTGCTCGTGGACTTTACGGATGACGGCTTAGTCCGCGAGAACTTGTATCCACATATTCCGAGTTGGCACGGGATCGGCAAGGGTAACGAGGCGTTTTTCTTCTCGCATGGTAACGGCTACTGCGATGGATACAGAGACGGGTCCCGAACGTATGCCGACGGACCTTACCGGTGGAATGAACTGACACTCGGCGCGGGCGATGAGATAGACGGTAATAGTACGTGGGACTTCGAGTGGATGGATCGGATTGTGGCGGAGTATTACGAGGGAACTACGATAAGGGAGGCGGCGTAATGGGCGCATGTGCCGTAGATATCGAAAAGGGACACCGAAATCTTTCCGTAAGATACGCATTAAACGACCGCGACGGCGTACACGCAATCCTACGCGACATCCACCATTTACGGTCGAGCCGGTTCGAACGGGGCGACTATGCGGCGTGTGACGTGCTGATTGATCTGGCGGAGGCGATCGGACGGGCGGGGCTGACAGCGCGCGAGAAAGAGGTGTTGTATTACGTGTATGAACGGGACTTGGACGTAAAGGAAGCCGGGCAACTGATGGGCATTAGCCCTCAAAAAGCCGGATTGCGCGTAAGAAATGGATTGGAACGAATTGCGAAGGTTTATACGGCATGGAATTACGGTGAGGAGGCGGCATGATGATGGAGTTAACCAAAATGGATCGTATGGATCGTATAGTAACTATTAGCGAGTGGATAGACGGTGTAATCCTACGGACTGGCAATCGACCAAACTCCGGCGAACTAGAACGCCTAGCAGACGCGATCCTACACGAAGAACTTACGGATGATGATGAGCATAAAATCGCACACCAAGAATATCCGATACTGTCTGCGACACAATACGCCCGCCGAACGCTCGGTAAGCACAAACGACGTGGTTCCGGCATGGGTGGTGAGACTTCGCTTAAAATCGTAGAGGAGACGGGGACGGATGGGATTTCCTATCGCAAGCCTTCGCGTAGAAGACGCAGCCCTTACGAAATGCAATTCGTGGATAACAACGCGAAGATACGGAATAAGGCGAGGCGGGAACAGTACGCAAAAGACACTAAGGCGGGCGAAGTCAAGAGCTATTTTATTGCGTAAGGGGGTTCGTTTTGGGCAATTTCGTATCTATGCACGTTAGAGACGTTCGTGCGAAAGTTCGAGTATATCCGTAATCCCAACGCCTAGCACTTCGCATATTTTCGCAAGATTATCTAGTGGCATCCGTACGGTTTCATTGTTGCACAATCGTTCGTAGTTCCAATATGTTGTTGATATTTAAAACAATAACTATTATACTAAATTCTGTAAATTAAAATTAGTATATATTTCCAAGGAGGAAAAAATGAAAAAAGTTATTTTATCTAGTGCTCTTGTTTTATCATTAATTGCTTCATCTAGTATTCCTGCTTTTGCTATGAATGAATCTAATCAAATTGTTGAAGCCGAGAATCTCGAAGACAGTCAAGGAAATAAATATAGGATTGAGATTTTAGAGGATAATGATAGCGTAAGAATAGTTAGAGTAGAAAGTGAAAATGGAATTATTGAGGCTACGTATGATAAAATGAATCATACTATAGAGTTCGATGAAGATGGTACCATAACGCAGGTCTCTATAGCAGATTCTGACGAACAAGTAGAGAAAGAAAAACAAAAACAGTCTAAAATTGCGGCATTTGCAGAGAAAAATATAGTACGGCAATCACATGAACAATACTATGGTTATTATTATGTAATCGATAAGAGTGGGAGCAATAGATACTGGGATGTCGGGAATGGTAAAAAAGGAACCTATGTAAAACAAACATCGGTTAATCAAGACGATTTGTTTGATTTTGAGGATAAAGTTGATGAGTTAATTAAAGCTGAGGCTCTGTTAGTGGTGAACACAACTGTTTCAGGCTCGGCATTTATGGCAAGTGTAAAAGACATTAAATCAGGGTGGGGCGCTGATAGATTGATCGCTTTTTTTGCAGGCGCTGGTTTTGGTATGGCAGCAGCCGTTAACGCTGCGGATGTGGTTCTAGCTGAGAAAAAAGCAGCACGTGCATTTGATAATATTATGGATTGAGGAAAGTAGTGAGTGAAATAATAACAAGTATTTTTTTAAACAAGTGGATTTTCTTGATTTTACCTTTGTTTTTATTTCTTAACATAGTAATCCAGCCGTTTCTTTTTAAGGGTAAATTTGAAAAGTTAAGAAAAGTACTATTGGTTGTAAATATGGTAGTAGTGGCATATTCGTCTATCATGCTTATTTATATCATATACAATTCATTTAATTAAGTCCTTTCACACCCTTGTCCAACGGAGCCTTGGAAACTATTACATTGGTAATCTTGGTGGTAGCTCTGGCTATCTCGATCAGAAACGCGATTAGTCGTCGGACATCCGGCGGCTTTTTGCATTTGGAAGGATTTTGAAATCTTCATGTCGAAAGGTGTAGGCAAGGAGGTGGATAAGATGAAAACACATAACGGTTTCGAAAGCTTCCCGGAGTGGAAACACCGCACAGAACCGGAATGGGACGCAGGCCCACGTTGGAAAACGGCTCCTGAGTGGGACCCAGACCCCGGCCATTAATCGAAGGAGGCTTTCCTATGACAGAACCAGATTGGATTTTGGACCCCGGTTGGACTGACGATCCGGGTCACTAGACAAGGAGGGACCGCGATATGATTTATGATTGGACGGATAATCCCGGCTATTAATCGAAGGAGGCTACAGAGTATGACCGAACCAGAATGGGCAGTGCAACGTAATTGCAATACGGGCGATCCGGGTTATGTCGACGATCCCGGTTATTAATATCACCGAAGGGGTGCGCTATATGACAGAATCTGATTGGACAAAACAACGTTTTAATGACGGTGGAATCGGCTGGTAAGCAGCCACTTTTACCACGATGTACGCGGACCAGAGTAGTACGGAGTTGCTACTACGCTTAGTCTCGTGGGAGCCGGATTCATGTCGGGGTGTACACTTGACGTGGTTGGCGCTGGCAATCCGACCTTTCGGGCTACGAGCGCTAGAATATTCGGAATTGACGAGGAACAGGCCACCTATGTCGAAAGTAATGGGACGAGAGGAGGTGTCTAGATATGGAGCTTGATTTACTAGCTGCAACCACTAAGATTGCTCTTAGTACTCTGATTGGCTTAGGTATTAAAGAAATGTTTGGTATTTAGTCGCCAATTACGGCGGCTTTTTCTATTTTAAGGGAGGCGACGTGATATGGCGGAAGTATCCATAAAAATCAACGTAGACACATCGGAAGCAATTTCTAATATACACGCACTAAGAAGCGAAGCAGAACGGGCATTAGCTGCGGTAGAACAGCTAGGCGGTTACGTACCGACAGACGGCTATCTCGCGGTACTCCACCACGGTGAGGTGCGTCTTCCTGCGCGGGGGTACGCCAACCACGTTCGAGAAGTGCGCGAGTCACAGTGGCGGGAATTAGACGGAAAGGACCTCCGTATTAAGGTATCGGAAACAGACGATGAGGTTAGAGTGTTCGCGATTGAGGAACGTAAGGTCCACGTTGTATTCGAAAGTGACGATTTCAAACGTAAATTAAACGAGAGCTTCTGACGAGTGCCTTCCGTCGGGAGCTTTATTTAGTTTACGTACGCTACATGCGGCCGAGGGACGGCGTCATGTAACGTCCACGCATTCGGCCGCAGATTTACCTTATGGGAGCGTAAATATAACGGATTGGGGACGATGACGGTGGAAAGACGAAGAATTGACGATTTACTTGGTTACCTACGTTTACTTACCGATTTGAACCGCGACGACTTCCGAGTGGCGAAAGAGATCGGAAATGTTATGCGTGAGCTTGATGAGGAGCTTTACGTCAGACCATGGGATCGCGCGGCGACGTACGAGGTCAGAGACGGTATCCTCGTCGTTATTGAAGACGGAACCGGACGCGACATTCGAATTGAGGGACCATCGGAACTTACGGTGTTGCCGTTATGATGAGTTACGGTAGCCTCTCGGAACACAATGCGACCGCCATCCGCACGACCGAACTATTTATCGAGGATCGCGGATATAAAGTGGAATATTTACGCGAACTACCGGACGATTGGCGGTTAGAATTTGCGGAGTATATCACGCCCGAAATACACGAGTGGTTACGGAATCTATTTGAATACCGAACTCATTACGAGATTGGCGCGATGGTACTGGACACGATAAATCCCATACGGAAGGTGACGGTAAATGAACGGATCACTGACGAAAGCTCACGAGGATAATTCCCGTGAGTATTTTTATTGTTACTCCCCGAATCTGTACGAGTTCTTG
It includes:
- the thyX gene encoding FAD-dependent thymidylate synthase yields the protein MAETQMSVKLIAHTALADDFWWEVELEGGVPTDGQAVALTTIRTCYSANKPSEIVALEGDKYFNQTASDDEGGTEADRLFRHITRSGHTSTLEHLTFTFAVEGVSRALLAQLTRHRVGFSYSVQSQRYVRMGSFDKSGGFDYVLPPSLNGKDTDSTRMTGINEETGDAIWRNITAVEEFEESMRNIQSIYDRLRRAGVPPEDARMVLPNAAATNLVMTVNLRALLDFYGKRREGRGSQWEIAELAEQLRREVTKAEPWTAPYFDAA
- a CDS encoding HNH endonuclease, whose protein sequence is MSTEELAKTLGYKNASSLRTVASRLGIKKSYKIEDISGENWLEHPDYPDFLVSNKGRIKSRTRNTLIFTRVHEGYYDCRIKDKSGKKKSPRIHRLVAEVFVPNPKGLPFVNHVDGNKLNNDATNLEWVTRSENSRHAREMGLVGVRRDTLDEDSVRDICKKLQAGASIREITHSNARYTRARVEGIRQRRRWLRISGDYSW
- the dcm gene encoding DNA (cytosine-5-)-methyltransferase, which gives rise to MLIVGFTYVSLFSGIGGFETALNALGGRCVFASEIDKYANKAYEVLYGESTAGDVTQIAAESVPDHDLLVGGFPCQAFSVAGKQLGFDDTRGTLFFEIARIARVKKPRMLLLENVKGLVSHDKGRTLDTIIQTLDEMGYAVDFRVLNSKYFGVPQNRERIFIVAVRDALHESWAISKNRGVVERAKERIKALGVRIFNFDWPNEGTVTTCIRDILEDDVEEKYYLSEEKTAKLIAQLNGTHEGVTQRFLIDDQGRTTKELRPLNVSPTIRREMHGNEPRVVEPDLVQIGLLDMKGNESIRRVYSAEGVSPTLTTMGGGHREPKVVIERPQQFTDGAGISYCLDANYAKGTSLGDLGKGRRTHVTEEVRPVLTPDRVEKRQNGRRFKKEGEPAFTLTAQDKHGVAIGNYPRYRIRKLTPLECFRLQGFPDTYYHALKSAGISDSQLYKMAGNAVTVNVISAIGRRLLPYLTEESTVKEAA
- a CDS encoding RNA polymerase subunit sigma, with translation MGACAVDIEKGHRNLSVRYALNDRDGVHAILRDIHHLRSSRFERGDYAACDVLIDLAEAIGRAGLTAREKEVLYYVYERDLDVKEAGQLMGISPQKAGLRVRNGLERIAKVYTAWNYGEEAA
- a CDS encoding deoxyuridine 5'-triphosphate nucleotidohydrolase, translating into MVPVKIKRLHPDAVIPQYATAGSAGFDLVAVEDVAISPGETKKVPLGLAFEMPAGYVMMVCMRSGIAYNTKLRQPNGIGIIDSDYRGEVAMVFENTCGESEFHDFTYGLVNGNYLVSSDGDEMEVDGNYYDPGVDVYYLIRKGDRVAQGLILPVMLAQFIVVDELSETERGAGGFGSTGVSA